A part of Myxococcus landrumus genomic DNA contains:
- a CDS encoding glycosyltransferase family 39 protein yields MTRKRSVAAVWSLVVVALLPAVVAVLQLGRIHPDEVYQALEPAYWRVHGYGVLAWEWRDGIRNWAVPGVLAGFLKLASWLGITDPQGYRALTALPQLALHAWSLWAVFRFAARRAGSAGGWLAVMLVGLYGPVVVFAGRTLSESFSTSFLLVAMEALDRREREVRAGLLGGAALGLAVVTRYPSAIFVLAALLWLLAMRRWRMVLFTCLGGLVVAAGLGLLDHLTWGSPFHSFIAYVRFNVLSGDAAARFGADPPRFYLKPLLSAVPVWAWGAVPLALIAAKRKWEWEVSLPLTCATLYLAALLKTPHKEERFLYPALVLAVLAAAPVVAAFITTRARREFRWGLSAVALGVGAASAVYFPPFDLRGDEFRAIVASTRREGATGVLIVAEGLWGAGGFFYLGKEIPWLTCDWPRDEAFQVAMRERRFNRVVTIDDRTLPELEAAGFRTVERFGRQSLLVRD; encoded by the coding sequence GTGACTCGAAAGCGCTCTGTCGCCGCGGTCTGGAGCCTTGTCGTCGTGGCGCTCCTGCCCGCGGTGGTGGCCGTCCTGCAACTGGGCCGCATCCACCCCGATGAGGTGTATCAGGCCCTGGAGCCCGCCTACTGGCGCGTCCACGGCTACGGCGTGCTGGCGTGGGAGTGGCGCGATGGCATTCGCAACTGGGCTGTACCTGGCGTCCTGGCCGGCTTCCTCAAGCTGGCCTCCTGGCTGGGCATCACCGACCCGCAGGGCTATCGCGCGTTGACGGCCCTGCCGCAGCTCGCCCTGCATGCCTGGAGCCTGTGGGCCGTGTTCCGCTTCGCCGCTCGCCGGGCCGGGAGCGCGGGGGGCTGGCTGGCCGTCATGTTGGTGGGGCTGTATGGGCCCGTCGTCGTCTTCGCGGGCCGCACCCTGTCGGAGTCCTTCTCCACGTCCTTCCTCCTGGTGGCCATGGAGGCCCTGGACCGGCGCGAGCGAGAGGTGAGGGCGGGGCTCCTGGGCGGCGCGGCGCTGGGGTTGGCGGTGGTCACGCGCTATCCGTCCGCCATCTTCGTGCTCGCGGCGCTGCTGTGGCTCTTGGCGATGCGACGCTGGCGGATGGTCCTCTTCACGTGTCTGGGCGGACTGGTGGTGGCCGCGGGCCTGGGCCTGCTGGACCACCTCACCTGGGGCAGCCCCTTCCACTCCTTCATCGCCTACGTCCGCTTCAACGTCCTGTCCGGTGACGCGGCGGCGCGCTTCGGGGCAGACCCTCCGCGCTTCTACCTGAAGCCCTTGCTGTCGGCCGTGCCGGTCTGGGCCTGGGGCGCGGTGCCGCTGGCCCTCATTGCCGCGAAGCGGAAGTGGGAGTGGGAGGTGTCGCTGCCGCTGACGTGCGCGACGCTCTATCTGGCCGCGCTCCTGAAAACGCCGCACAAGGAAGAGCGCTTCCTCTACCCGGCGTTGGTGCTGGCCGTGCTGGCCGCCGCACCGGTGGTGGCTGCCTTCATCACCACGCGGGCTCGCCGGGAGTTTCGTTGGGGCCTGTCCGCGGTGGCCTTGGGCGTCGGGGCGGCCTCCGCCGTCTACTTCCCGCCCTTTGACCTTCGGGGGGACGAGTTCCGCGCCATCGTCGCGTCCACCCGGAGAGAAGGCGCCACGGGGGTGCTCATCGTCGCCGAGGGACTCTGGGGCGCCGGTGGGTTCTTCTACCTGGGCAAGGAAATCCCCTGGCTCACCTGCGACTGGCCTCGCGACGAGGCCTTCCAGGTGGCCATGAGAGAGCGTCGCTTCAACCGGGTCGTCACCATCGATGACCGGACGCTCCCAGAGCTCGAGGCGGCGGGCTTCCGCACCGTCGAGCGCTTCGGCCGTCAGTCGCTGCTCGTGCGCGACTGA